ACGCGTTTTTCCCTAACTCGCTGAACTGGACGCGTTTTTCCTCAGCGCGTTGAGCTGGACATGTTTTACTAGTTAGGGAAAAAAAGCGCTGAGCTAGAAACGTTTTACTGACACCAGCTGAACgtgttttgataaaattatccCATTTCcgttaattttgtaaaaaaaaaaaccatttctattattatttttaaaaattgaccttTTCTGTTATTAAACCCGACTAGTAGATATAGATATCTAAATAGATGATATAATAAGCTattgattgagaaattgaaaaagtagAATCATAAAAGCACAAAGAGGAGAATCCAGGAAGAAGCAGACGAGTCAGAACTTTGGTACACTGCCGTCgaatatttcaataaattaatggAAGAAAACGAATTGCCACCAACTCCACTTCCTTCCTTACTTCTTATATGTATGTTTCAGGATTCTTTCTCTTCATCTACTTTAGTCATCACCTAAACGATCAGTATCTTCGGAATCTTCTTCACCACCGGTTATGACGTCCCTCGCTTGTGGCTCCACCCTCTCCCTTCTCCGTGCTGCCAATCCCAATAACACTGCTCGCTCTCTTCATCTCTCCTCAAACTTGCTTCCCGGTTTCACCCACAAATTACTGACTGCTTCttcgtcgtcgtcgtcgtcaAAAACAGTGGGAGTTAGAGTCACACGCGCCGCTGCTCAAGTGGCGGACGCTGTGCTGGGGGATAAAGAAGACAAAAGTCGGGTGTTGAGAGTTGGGGTTATATGTGGAGGCCCATCAGCTGAACGTGGGATTTCCTTAAACTCTGCTCGCTCAGTACTTGATCACATACAGGTCGGGTCACCTCACTTCAATACAGTATACGCTATacttacatacatacatacatacatacatacatacatacacaacATACGTGTACAATACAATAGTGCTTATTATCGTTTTATTCACTCCAGGGAGAGGACCTGCATGTGAGCTGCTACTACATTGACTCTCATCTCAATGCCTTTGCAATATCCTCTGCTCAGGTTTGTACTTTCTAATAATGATCATAAATGCATATCAACTTTGACCTCTTGTCTAGCAAAACATTTGATCCAATACCCACTTTTATTCTCACTCTCTTCAGGTATACTCCAATACTCCTTCAGATTTTGACTTTAAGCTCGAAAGGTGAGCAAGTTCATGTCTCTTCCTCCCTAGTTGCACTAATGTCGAAATTGTCTTGAAAGGTTGTTGAATTTCTCCATGTTTTGCAGTCTTGCCCAAGGTTTCCAGTCTCTGTCTGAATTTGCCGAGCATCTAGCTAACTCCGTGGACATAGTTTTCCCTGTAATACATGGTCAGTTTGGTGAAGATGGTGGCATTCAGGTGCATTACTATGGTTCTTCATTATACAAACGTTTGCATTACTTCTTCGGATGTTTTATATagtatacttattttttatgttgtGGACTATACAGGAGCTGTTGGAAAAATACAACGTTCCATTTGTCGGGACGGGATCCAAGGAGTGTCAACAAGCATTTAACAAGGTGAGGAAACTTTATTTCTCATATCACCATGATTAATCCGTTATGTACTTCTTATGTAAATCTAGAACTGGAGCCTGTTTTGTACTTCTTGTAACATTCGCATTTGTTAAGTAGTCATCTGCAATTTAAATAACCTATAATCAGTCCTAGACAAGTTATTGTATTGTCGCCATAGCTGAATGTGGTAAAAAGAACATGCAAGCGTGCTTTTGATCGTTAATAACGTATCCTGTGTTTATATATTAACAAAGCTTATTTCATTCTGAAGAACTCTTACAGATTAGTGTTAATTGGTTGTAATGGTAattctcattttctttaattttattgcaGTACAATGCCTCCCTGGGCCTTAGCAAATATGGATTTGTAACAGTACCTAGTTTCTTAGTGCAGGTAtctttcttaagttttcttGATCATTTTTTATTGGgatcaattatttattatatgtaaatattcagtctcTCATGTTTATAGTACCTGCTGAACACACATGCACATATTCAAATGTTTGACTTTTATCTTGGATGATAGAATCTTTATTGGCTTACATTTGGTTCCTGCTATAGTGATTTCCTGTTATTTTGACTTCAATCTTATTGTTCCTCAAGATGATTTTGGGAGGTTATGTAAGTGCTAAAGTGCGTCCATATTCAAGTTTGACCATGCACAAATGCATGTGTGGGTTCTCTCCTAGactatttattttgttctaGGTCTAGACATATTCCGATTTTCAGTCTGTCTGTTGTGCTTTGTATTGAGTTGATTTTAGCCGTGTATGATCCATATTGTACTTGTAAACtcctccaaaaagaaaaagcacTGAAGTGCCTCACCTGGATCGCTTTTACTTACATGCTAAGATAATTCCTTGAACCCTGGATCGTAAACCTCTATAGTTGCCATCTTTTTCTTAGGTGGAAAATTTTGATCCAGGGTATACCCTGCAGGGATTTAAATTGCGGTCGCGGCCACGTTTTCGGTCGTATTGCATTTATCGCGGTTGCGGACATAACGGATGTTATTGCGGTTATTGCGGGTATCGTGGtcgtgaattttaaaaaaaattcacacaacttattgtaaaatataatagtgGTTTCGGCAGTAGCGGTTTCGGACGGTGCCGCTACCATTATATAATGGCCGCTATTTCGGTAACGGACCGCTATTTAAATCCCTGATTACCCTGTATTTTAGTGTTGGAAATTCTAAAAGCAATCTCTTTACTTGTTTTAGAACTGATGCATATCTGTTGAATAATAGAACTTGTATAGGCACTTTGGAATTAAATGCATCTTTTTATACAGTGTGCTATTGAAATATTGATGGTATTTTAGGGAAGTGAAGTGAACCAAGATGAATTATCTGAATGGTTTGTAAGCAACCATTTGGACGTTAACTCCGGGAAAGTTGTGGTAAGTCATACTTTATACTCTACGAAGTTTGGTACATATATCCataatgagttaaatttgacaGACCTTATGTATTGAAATCATAACAAATTTTTCTAGGTAAAACCAACAAGAGCAGGTTCAAGCATTGGTGTCACAGTTGCATATGGTGTTAGTGATTCACTTACAAAGGCTAATGAAATTATTTCACAGGTATATCAAGTTTTCATACACAATATTAATCCACTGTTATTATCTCAAACCTTGGACTGTGCTGGAGGAGAAACTGGCTATAATTTCTGACTAAGAAATGTTGTTTTGAAGCAGCCATCAGTGTAACTAACGAATTCtgtccttttttttcttggaaagGGAATCGATGATGGAGTCCTCGTTGAATTATTTCTCGAAGGAGGGAGTGAATTCACAGCCATTGTTCTTGATGTGGGCCAAGGTTTTGATTGCCAACCTGTTGTGCTACTGCCAACTGAGGTAACATATTAAACCTACATAAGATGGATTATATCCTACAGATATAAGTTTTCTATCAGCAATTTTATGTCTTTTTATCCacattttaggaaaaaaaatttccctTGAAGTTTGATATGAGTAATTTTATCACTTTAGAGGCTGACATGGATGACATGGTATTTAACACAATGGAATCTGTGGCACAGGTGGAGCTTCAATTTCAAGGTAGTGGTGATGTAAGGGAGAAAGATGCAATTTTCAATTATAGAAGGAAGTATCTTCCCACACAACAGGTCTCTTAATGCATCCCTTTATGGTTTTGAGTTTCTCAtttgatgattaaataatataattgtcTTCCTAATTCGAAAATATTTCTGTAATTCAAGGTTGCATATCACACCCCTCCTCGTTTTCCTATTGAAGTAATCAAAAGTATCCGAGAAGGTGCATCTTTGTTATTTCAAAGGCTTGGTTTGCGTGATTTTGCTCGAATTGATGGCTGGTTTTTGCCTTCTTCCACAAAAGCATTATCGTCTTCTGAAGATAAATTTGGAATCACAGAATTTGGTACGGTTCTATTTACTGACATCAACTTGGTAAGATCAAATctctgattttttattttactgtcTGCTTTGGTGTTTCCTTATATCTCATACAACATATTCCTTATTATCGGTCAGATTAGTGGGATGGAACAGACAAGTTTCTTGTTTCAGCAAGCTTCAAAGGTACTTATGAACTGATATAGAAGTTTAACTTTAGCTTCTAACTGGCATGGAAAAAATCCATTTATGACTCCTTTATATGATTATGGTATTTTTAAGTATGGAAGCTTTTGTCCTTTCTCTCTAGTTTTACTGAATCAGACAGCACCTAAACCCCCAAACATGCAATTCTTTTTCCAGGTTGGATTTTCTCATTCGAACATTCTGCGAAGCATTATTAGTCGAGCTTGCTTGAGGTTTCCTGAGCTGGCAACATATAGTAGTAAATCAAGTCAGTttcagaaaaatttaaaatcctcTAAGCTTAATGGGACATCCAAAGGGCGTGAAGGCTTTCGTAaagtctttgtactttttggAGGAGACACTTCAGAGCGGCAAGTATCCCTTATGAGTGGAACTAATGTTTGGCTCAATTTGCAAGGATTTGATGATGTAAGCTATTATTATTGCTTTGTATATAATACTTATATTTCAGATAGGTAATAGATTTGTTCACAACTTCACATCATCTCTGGCTATAAAATATTGGCATCTAACACAAGAAATTAGCACTAGTTGATGGAGGTTATGGTAACTCTTAACATATATTACCAATCTTTTCTCATATATTTGTGAATTGTTCTTGTACTTTTTGGCTTCTACTTATCCAGCTTAGAGATTATACTCTGTGATTTATAAGAAAAGAAGCAAAACCCTTTAATTTATAGCATGATCAAGTGTTTTATAGGTATGGTACTTTCTAATATATGTGATACTGGTGTCTACAGCTTGATGTAACTCCCTGTTTGCTTGCTCCCTCGAGTGACCATTCATCTACTACAGATTCAGATAAAAAGGACCCCGGTTTGAACTCCATTGAAGTTTGGTCATTACCGTAAGTATAGCTTTTATATATCTAGCCAcacatcttttttctttaaaagcatAGTTTTCTAGGATAACTTTTCCTTCTTATGGtctttccattttccttttctcaTTACCCATTGGTCTATCATGGAAGCAGCTAATCTTGGAATTCCATATCTTGTTAATCTAATTTGACAAGTGAaattatgtttctttttttttattattacatgCAGGTACTCTCTTGTGTTGAGACATACAACAGAGGAAGTCCTTGATGCATGCATGGAGGCAATTGAGCCAGCTCGAGCTGCCTTGACGTCTCACTTAAGAAACCAAGTGATGAATGAACTCGCTGAAGGTTTGACGAAACATGG
The sequence above is a segment of the Gossypium raimondii isolate GPD5lz chromosome 4, ASM2569854v1, whole genome shotgun sequence genome. Coding sequences within it:
- the LOC105780604 gene encoding uncharacterized protein LOC105780604 — translated: MTSLACGSTLSLLRAANPNNTARSLHLSSNLLPGFTHKLLTASSSSSSSKTVGVRVTRAAAQVADAVLGDKEDKSRVLRVGVICGGPSAERGISLNSARSVLDHIQGEDLHVSCYYIDSHLNAFAISSAQVYSNTPSDFDFKLESLAQGFQSLSEFAEHLANSVDIVFPVIHGQFGEDGGIQELLEKYNVPFVGTGSKECQQAFNKYNASLGLSKYGFVTVPSFLVQGSEVNQDELSEWFVSNHLDVNSGKVVVKPTRAGSSIGVTVAYGVSDSLTKANEIISQGIDDGVLVELFLEGGSEFTAIVLDVGQGFDCQPVVLLPTEVELQFQGSGDVREKDAIFNYRRKYLPTQQVAYHTPPRFPIEVIKSIREGASLLFQRLGLRDFARIDGWFLPSSTKALSSSEDKFGITEFGTVLFTDINLISGMEQTSFLFQQASKVGFSHSNILRSIISRACLRFPELATYSSKSSQFQKNLKSSKLNGTSKGREGFRKVFVLFGGDTSERQVSLMSGTNVWLNLQGFDDLDVTPCLLAPSSDHSSTTDSDKKDPGLNSIEVWSLPYSLVLRHTTEEVLDACMEAIEPARAALTSHLRNQVMNELAEGLTKHGWFTGFDIADELPVRYSLKEWIKFAKEVEATVFIAVHGGIGEDGTLQFLLDTEGIPYTGPGAMASKTCMDKVATSLALEHLKDKGVLTINKVVKKKEDLLKMPVRLTWNDLISKLQCETLCIKPARDGCSTGVARLCCAEDLAVYAKALDDCLLRIPPNSFSKEHGMIEMPNPPPELLIFEPFVETDEIVLSSKTVSYDTQRLLWKEHSRWVEVTVGVIGKRGSMHSLSPSITVKETGDILSLEEKFQGGTGINLTPPPVSIISNEALGRCKQRIELIANTLQLEGFSRIDAFVNVDSGEVLIIEVNTVPGMTPSTVLIHQALAEQPPVYPHRFFRTLLDLATERVV